Proteins found in one Roseovarius pelagicus genomic segment:
- a CDS encoding DMT family transporter, translating into MNPIFTAYAALATAIVCEVTGTSLLQRSEQFTRALPTIGMIVCFAASLFFLSLALRAIPLGVAYAIWGGLGIILTSIISVVVFRFTLDVWAIVGIGLIVSGVLVMNLLSNSATH; encoded by the coding sequence ATGAACCCGATCTTTACAGCTTACGCAGCACTCGCGACGGCCATCGTCTGCGAGGTGACCGGAACGTCGCTCCTTCAGCGATCAGAGCAATTCACGCGCGCGCTCCCCACCATCGGCATGATCGTATGCTTCGCCGCATCGTTGTTTTTTCTTTCGCTGGCACTCAGAGCCATCCCGCTTGGTGTTGCATACGCGATTTGGGGCGGCCTCGGGATCATTCTGACAAGCATCATCAGCGTAGTCGTTTTTCGTTTCACGCTGGATGTCTGGGCAATCGTGGGTATCGGCTTGATCGTTTCCGGCGTACTTGTAATGAACCTGCTGTCCAACAGCGCAACACACTGA
- a CDS encoding TetR/AcrR family transcriptional regulator: protein MKNLYHRKKQPETVRRALLDQAARLAVEQGMAAVTVQAVADAAGVTKGGLTHHFPNKQALIEAVFQDLLNDLENSLHTRAQADPTPQGSFTRAYVIEIFDMDPNEKGGLLSALSVLLLVDPRLRTMWAEWFDTWLDKGQHTDGSMDLAVVRLAVDGVWLADLCGLSLPDRAQLRDKLILATYPET from the coding sequence ATGAAAAACCTCTACCATCGCAAAAAACAGCCCGAGACCGTGCGCCGCGCCCTGTTGGATCAGGCTGCTCGTCTCGCTGTCGAGCAAGGTATGGCAGCCGTCACAGTTCAGGCCGTCGCAGATGCCGCGGGCGTCACAAAGGGGGGGCTGACCCACCACTTCCCCAACAAACAAGCGTTGATCGAGGCCGTGTTTCAGGACTTGCTGAATGATCTGGAAAACAGCCTTCATACGCGCGCGCAGGCCGATCCGACGCCGCAGGGGTCATTTACCCGCGCTTACGTAATCGAAATCTTTGATATGGATCCCAATGAAAAAGGCGGGCTGTTGTCGGCTCTGTCGGTGTTATTGCTCGTTGATCCCAGGCTCCGTACGATGTGGGCAGAATGGTTCGACACATGGCTCGACAAAGGTCAGCACACCGATGGCAGCATGGATCTGGCGGTCGTCCGCTTGGCCGTTGACGGTGTCTGGCTTGCCGATCTGTGCGGGCTATCACTGCCTGATCGGGCGCAGTTGCGTGACAAGTTGATTCTTGCGACCTACCCCGAGACCTGA